Proteins from a genomic interval of Rhodococcoides fascians A25f:
- the ahcY gene encoding adenosylhomocysteinase, whose amino-acid sequence MTTSVTSGSALTVDHRGGIDFKVADLSLAEFGRKEIRLAEHEMPGLIALRREYADVQPLKGARVSGSLHMTVQTAVLIETLVALGAEVRWASCNIFSTQDHAAAAVVVGPYGTVEEPKGVPVFAWKGESLEEYWWAAEQMLTWPEQPANMILDDGGDATMLVLRGAQFEKAGVVPPTDDDHDSDEYKVFLGLLRRSLEASKSKWTEVAASVQGVTEETTTGVLRLYQFAAAGELTFPAINVNDSVTKSKFDNKYGTRHSLIDGINRGTDVLIGGKAVLVCGYGDVGKGCAEALKGQGARVTVTEADPINALQALMDGFDVRTVEEFIEQADIVITSTGNLSIITFEHMRKMKHQAILGNIGHFDNEIDMAGLEKAADVTRINIKPQVDEYQFKDGHSIIVLSEGRLLNLGNATGHPSFVMSNSFSNQVIAQIELWTKPDEYDNEVYRLPKHLDEKVARIHVEALGGSITKLTKEQAEYIGVDVEGPYKPEHYRY is encoded by the coding sequence ATGACGACCTCAGTTACGTCAGGATCGGCACTCACCGTGGATCACCGCGGTGGAATCGACTTCAAGGTCGCAGACCTGTCGCTCGCAGAATTCGGCCGCAAGGAGATCAGGCTCGCCGAGCACGAGATGCCCGGTCTGATCGCGCTGCGTCGCGAATACGCCGACGTACAGCCGCTCAAGGGCGCGCGAGTTTCGGGATCGCTGCACATGACCGTGCAGACCGCGGTGCTGATCGAGACCCTGGTGGCGCTCGGAGCCGAGGTCCGGTGGGCGTCGTGCAACATCTTCTCCACCCAGGATCATGCAGCTGCGGCTGTCGTCGTCGGCCCGTACGGCACCGTCGAGGAGCCCAAGGGCGTCCCGGTGTTCGCGTGGAAGGGCGAGAGCCTCGAGGAGTACTGGTGGGCGGCGGAGCAGATGCTCACCTGGCCCGAGCAGCCCGCCAACATGATTCTCGACGACGGTGGAGACGCCACGATGCTGGTGCTGCGCGGCGCGCAGTTCGAGAAGGCAGGTGTCGTCCCGCCTACCGACGACGATCACGATTCGGACGAGTACAAGGTGTTCCTCGGCCTCCTGCGTCGTTCGCTCGAGGCGTCGAAGTCCAAGTGGACCGAGGTTGCCGCGTCCGTCCAGGGCGTCACCGAGGAGACCACCACCGGAGTGCTCCGGCTCTACCAGTTCGCGGCCGCCGGAGAACTCACGTTCCCGGCCATCAACGTCAACGACTCGGTGACCAAGAGCAAGTTCGACAACAAGTACGGCACCCGCCACTCGCTGATCGACGGCATCAACCGCGGTACCGACGTCCTCATCGGCGGCAAGGCCGTGCTGGTCTGTGGCTACGGCGATGTGGGCAAGGGCTGCGCCGAGGCGCTCAAGGGCCAGGGTGCACGGGTTACCGTCACCGAGGCCGACCCGATCAACGCGCTGCAGGCGCTCATGGACGGCTTCGACGTGCGCACGGTCGAGGAATTCATCGAGCAGGCCGACATCGTGATCACCTCGACGGGCAACCTGTCGATCATCACCTTCGAGCACATGCGCAAGATGAAGCACCAGGCAATCCTGGGCAACATCGGCCACTTCGACAACGAGATCGACATGGCCGGGCTGGAGAAGGCCGCAGACGTCACCCGCATCAACATCAAGCCGCAGGTCGACGAGTACCAGTTCAAGGACGGGCACTCGATCATCGTGCTCTCCGAGGGCCGCTTGCTGAACCTCGGCAACGCGACCGGTCACCCGTCGTTCGTCATGAGCAACAGTTTCTCCAACCAGGTCATTGCTCAGATCGAACTGTGGACCAAGCCGGACGAGTACGACAACGAGGTCTACCGCCTGCCCAAGCACTTGGACGAGAAGGTCGCGCGTATTCACGTCGAAGCACTCGGCGGCTCGATCACCAAGCTCACCAAGGAGCAGGCCGAGTACATCGGCGTCGACGTCGAGGGCCCGTACAAGCCCGAGCACTACCGCTACTGA
- a CDS encoding alkane 1-monooxygenase gives MLGLLAPASALLPSQLVYWTGMQIFWWSGVLVFFVIIPVIDLIAGEDGHNPDESASEKLQNDRYYRWCTYLFLPIQFIGLIVACWMWAYGNLTVVDKIGLAVTVGLVAGTGINAAHELGHRIEQHERWLAKIALSQTLYGHFFVEHNRGHHVRVATPDDPASARLGESVWTFVPRSTVFGLVSAWRLEAQRLRRKGRSVASPTNALLHTWLLSAVLFGTLLVVFGPAIAPYLLLQAVVGFVLLEMVNYVEHYALLRETNDRGKYVRCSPRHSWNSDRICTNIFLYHLQRHSDHHANPGKRYQTLLSCDEAPQLPAGYASMVILAAIPPLWRRVMDPRVLAHYQGDVTRANILPRKRARILARAGRNG, from the coding sequence ATGCTGGGGCTCCTGGCCCCGGCATCGGCGCTGCTGCCGTCACAGTTGGTCTACTGGACGGGCATGCAGATCTTCTGGTGGAGCGGTGTTCTGGTGTTCTTCGTGATCATTCCGGTGATCGACTTGATCGCCGGCGAAGACGGGCACAACCCGGACGAGTCGGCGAGCGAGAAACTGCAGAACGATCGCTACTACCGCTGGTGTACGTACCTTTTCCTACCCATTCAGTTCATCGGGCTGATCGTCGCATGCTGGATGTGGGCGTACGGAAACCTGACCGTGGTGGACAAGATCGGGCTCGCCGTGACGGTGGGTCTGGTGGCGGGCACCGGTATCAACGCCGCTCACGAGCTGGGTCATCGCATCGAGCAACACGAGCGGTGGCTGGCCAAGATCGCGCTGTCCCAGACGCTCTACGGGCACTTCTTCGTCGAACACAACCGCGGTCATCACGTTCGGGTAGCGACCCCGGACGACCCCGCGAGCGCGCGGCTCGGTGAGAGCGTGTGGACCTTCGTGCCGCGCAGCACGGTGTTCGGACTCGTCTCTGCGTGGAGGCTCGAGGCGCAGCGACTACGGCGCAAGGGTCGCTCGGTTGCGAGCCCGACCAATGCGCTGCTGCACACCTGGTTGCTGAGCGCAGTGCTGTTCGGCACGTTGCTGGTCGTGTTCGGCCCCGCCATCGCGCCGTATCTTCTGCTGCAGGCCGTCGTCGGATTCGTGTTGCTCGAGATGGTGAACTATGTGGAGCACTACGCCTTGCTCCGCGAAACGAACGACCGCGGCAAATACGTTCGGTGTTCACCCCGCCACAGCTGGAACAGCGACAGAATCTGCACCAACATATTTCTGTACCACTTGCAACGACACAGTGACCACCACGCCAATCCCGGCAAGCGCTATCAGACCCTGCTCTCCTGCGACGAAGCTCCGCAGCTGCCGGCCGGATACGCGTCGATGGTGATACTCGCCGCAATCCCGCCGCTGTGGCGTCGAGTGATGGACCCACGGGTACTCGCGCACTACCAAGGCGATGTCACCCGTGCCAACATCCTTCCCCGCAAGCGCGCCCGGATTCTGGCGCGAGCCGGACGAAACGGATAG